From one Candidatus Thioglobus sp. NP1 genomic stretch:
- a CDS encoding PHP domain-containing protein, whose product MKIDLHSHSFYSDGILSPSEVVKLASQAGCELFSLTDHDTTEGSAEAKLEADKLNLNLINGVEISAFWRNMAIHILGLGIDINNDILQTGLEHNQKLRKERAEKIALGLWRSGIKDALEKTQSFSKTDMLTRTHFAQMLISEGYCKDMKAVFRRYLTGKKPGGVGVEWRGFEEVVHWIHAAGGKALIAHPLRYRMTNTKIKKLLIDFKEVQGDGLEVVTGTSTEEEVKLSNQWTNDYNLLASCGSDFHGWPNQRIRIGNLKNLPNIERAVWRYL is encoded by the coding sequence ATGAAAATTGATCTTCACAGTCATTCATTCTATTCAGATGGCATACTTTCTCCAAGCGAAGTTGTTAAACTCGCAAGTCAAGCTGGTTGTGAATTGTTCTCATTAACCGATCATGATACTACTGAAGGTTCTGCAGAGGCTAAATTAGAGGCAGATAAATTAAACTTAAATCTTATTAATGGCGTTGAAATATCTGCATTTTGGCGAAATATGGCCATTCATATTTTAGGGCTCGGGATAGACATTAATAATGATATCTTACAAACTGGCTTAGAGCATAATCAAAAATTACGAAAAGAAAGAGCAGAAAAAATAGCTCTTGGACTCTGGCGTTCTGGAATTAAAGATGCACTTGAGAAAACGCAAAGCTTTAGTAAAACGGACATGTTAACTCGAACGCATTTTGCGCAAATGTTAATTAGTGAGGGTTATTGTAAAGACATGAAGGCAGTATTTAGGCGCTATTTAACAGGTAAAAAACCTGGGGGAGTCGGGGTTGAGTGGAGAGGTTTTGAAGAGGTTGTTCATTGGATTCATGCTGCTGGTGGTAAAGCCCTTATTGCTCATCCCTTAAGATATAGAATGACAAATACTAAGATTAAAAAGTTGCTAATTGATTTCAAAGAGGTACAGGGTGATGGGCTAGAAGTTGTCACTGGCACAAGTACAGAAGAAGAGGTCAAATTGAGTAATCAATGGACAAATGACTATAATTTGCTAGCATCGTGCGGTTCTGATTTTCATGGATGGCCAAATCAAAGAATTCGAATAGGTAATTTAAAGAATCTTCCAAATATTGAAAGAGCAGTTTGGAGGTACCTTTAA
- a CDS encoding AbrB/MazE/SpoVT family DNA-binding domain-containing protein, which produces MAQIIKIGNSQGIRIPKPIISLANLDNKELDFVVLDSGLLITSQKKARSGWERHHNEVKPMAIWEWWKD; this is translated from the coding sequence ATGGCTCAAATCATTAAAATAGGCAACTCCCAAGGAATAAGAATTCCTAAACCAATAATTTCTTTAGCTAATTTAGATAATAAAGAGTTAGATTTTGTGGTTTTAGATAGTGGGTTATTAATTACCTCACAAAAAAAAGCTCGATCTGGTTGGGAGAGACATCATAATGAAGTAAAACCTATGGCAATTTGGGAATGGTGGAAAGACTAA
- a CDS encoding type II toxin-antitoxin system PemK/MazF family toxin, with the protein MVERLMERFDVWLVMKNPNNGRVVDNLGLCTIISPNELNDLPNLVVAPMTTSTENLQSRIECEFDNAKGYVMVDQIRSIDKLSFIKKMGELESEVQARLCDCLQEFFAL; encoded by the coding sequence ATGGTGGAAAGACTAATGGAGCGTTTTGATGTTTGGTTGGTCATGAAAAATCCTAATAATGGAAGAGTAGTAGATAATCTTGGCTTATGCACAATCATTTCACCTAATGAATTAAATGATTTACCTAATCTTGTAGTTGCACCAATGACAACTTCAACTGAAAATCTTCAAAGTAGAATTGAATGTGAATTTGATAATGCAAAAGGCTATGTCATGGTAGATCAAATTAGATCAATTGATAAATTATCTTTTATTAAGAAAATGGGAGAACTAGAGTCAGAAGTTCAGGCAAGGTTATGTGACTGTCTGCAAGAGTTCTTTGCCCTGTAA
- a CDS encoding L-threonylcarbamoyladenylate synthase: protein MSKVLSIHPENPQYRLIKEVVDLLENGGIIAYPTDSGYALGCALGNKNAMDQIINIRKLRKHHHFTLMMKDLSHIGEYAKLNNSGFRLLKKILPGAYTFILEGTKDIPNRLLNGKRKTIGIRVSSNPVVQSILENLMEPMMSVSLKIEGYEFYNSNDVKEVLHGSNALIIDSGHCPPEPTTIIDLSNDEVLVLRNGNGSLEFVT from the coding sequence ATGTCTAAAGTCTTAAGTATTCATCCTGAAAATCCTCAGTATCGCTTAATTAAAGAAGTTGTTGATTTACTAGAGAATGGAGGAATTATTGCCTATCCAACTGACTCAGGCTACGCATTAGGATGCGCATTAGGAAATAAAAATGCAATGGACCAGATTATTAATATTAGGAAGTTAAGGAAACATCATCACTTTACATTAATGATGAAAGATCTATCGCATATTGGTGAATATGCTAAATTAAATAACTCTGGATTTAGGTTGTTAAAAAAAATATTACCTGGTGCTTATACTTTTATTTTAGAGGGAACTAAAGATATCCCAAATAGATTACTAAATGGAAAGAGAAAAACAATAGGAATCAGGGTTTCTAGTAATCCTGTTGTCCAATCAATTCTTGAAAATTTAATGGAACCAATGATGAGTGTTTCTTTAAAGATAGAAGGTTATGAATTTTATAATTCTAATGATGTCAAAGAAGTATTACATGGATCAAATGCCCTTATAATAGATTCAGGTCATTGCCCTCCAGAGCCTACAACGATTATTGATTTATCTAATGATGAAGTTTTAGTTTTAAGAAATGGTAATGGAAGTCTTGAGTTTGTGACTTAG
- a CDS encoding transcription termination/antitermination NusG family protein, whose translation MKNWYLIKTKTRQESTAVINLENQEYITYCPIVKINKKNVVLFPGYIFIYLDKNNENWSPIRSTKGVINFVRFGSNYAQVPEHIIEYIRVNQANSEEKLKKLSKFKKGDKVQITDGVFKNCIAIFKSYKSEERIILLMKVLGQQQAINIKQELLVAL comes from the coding sequence ATGAAAAATTGGTATCTAATCAAAACAAAGACAAGACAAGAAAGTACTGCAGTAATAAATCTTGAAAATCAAGAATATATTACTTATTGTCCTATAGTTAAAATTAACAAAAAGAATGTGGTTTTATTTCCAGGCTATATATTTATTTATCTTGATAAAAATAATGAAAATTGGTCGCCAATTCGCTCAACTAAAGGTGTAATAAATTTTGTTAGATTTGGTTCAAACTATGCCCAAGTTCCTGAACATATTATTGAATATATTCGAGTCAATCAAGCCAATTCAGAAGAAAAACTAAAAAAACTAAGTAAATTTAAAAAAGGCGATAAAGTGCAAATAACAGATGGAGTATTTAAAAACTGTATTGCTATTTTTAAATCCTACAAATCTGAAGAGCGAATTATTTTATTGATGAAGGTATTAGGCCAACAACAAGCCATAAATATTAAGCAAGAACTATTAGTTGCTCTATAA